In the genome of Diaphorobacter sp. HDW4A, the window AAATGGTGGTCGCGGATCGCATCGCGTACGGCCTGGTGACCATGCTCGGTGCAGGCGCACATGGCCTTGAGCTTGGGCGTGGCGGAATAGTCGCCGCCCGCCGTGAACATCAGAATCTGCTCGACCAGCCCCGTGCAGGAGCCGCAGCTCGCGCTCGCCTTGGTGTGCTTCTTCACCTCGTCGAGCGTGAACAGGCCCTTCTCCTTGATGGCCTTGCAGATGGTGCCCTTGGTCACGCCGTTGCAGCCGCAGACCTCGTCGCTATCGGCCATCGCGGCGGCCTTGCTCTGGCCCTGATGGCCCGTGTCGCCGAGGTTGGACTCACCGAACATCAGCTTGTCGCGGATGTCGGCGATGCTGCGCCCTTCGCGCAGCAGCTTGAAGTACCAGCTGCCGTCCACCGTGTCGCCGTAGAGGCAGGCACCAACGAGCTTGTCGTCCTTCACCACAAGCTTCTTGTAGATGCCCCCGAACGGGTCGCTCATGACGATTTCTTCGGTGTCGTCTCCGCCCTGGAAATCGCCCGCCGAGAACAGGTCGATGCCCGTGACCTTGAGCTTGGTCGAGGTCAGCGAGCCCAGATAGCGGCCGATGCCGAACTCCGCCAGATGGTTGGCAAGCACCTTGCCCTGCTCGAACAATGGCGCCACCAGACCATAGGCCACACCACGATGCGCAGCGCATTCTCCCACCGCGTAGATGCGCGGATCAGTCACGGTCTGCATGGTGTCGCTCACCACGATGCCGCGATTCACATGCAAGTGCATCTGCTCAGCCAGCGCCGTGTTGGGACGGATGCCCACGGCCATCACCACAAGCTCTGCTGGCACCTCCGCACCGTCCTTGAAGCGCACGGCGCGCACGCGGCCCGCGTCGTCGCCCAGCAGTTCCTGAGTCTGCGCCTTCATCAAGAATTGCATGCCGCGCTCGGCCAGCGATTTCTGCAGCATGTCGCCCGCCACATCGTCGAGCTGGCGCTCCATGAGCCAGTCGCCCACATGCACCACGCTCACGCTCATGCCGCGCTTCATCAGGCCATTGGCCGCCTCCAGCCCCAAGAGGCCACCGCCGATCACCACCGCATGCTTGTAGGTCGCGGCGGCGTCGATCATCGCGAGCGTGTCGCTGATGTCGCGATAGGCGAGCACGCCCTGCAGGTCCTTGCCGGGGATCGGCAGCATGAACGGGTTGGATCCGGTCGCCATGATCAGGCGGTCGTAGCCGGTGCTGATCTCTTCGCCCTTGGCATTCACCGCGTGCACAATGCGGCGCGTGCGGTCCACGTTCGTCACGGTGTAGCCCGCGTGCAGCGTGATGCCGTTGTCTTCGTACCAGGACCAGTCGTTGAGCACGATGTCCTTGAGCGTCTGCTCCCCGGCCAGCACAGGCGAGAGCAGGATGCGGTTGTAGTTGGGATGCGCCTCGGCGCCGAACACCGTGACGTCGTAGAGATCCGGTGCAATGGTGAGCAGCTCTTCCAGCGTGCGCACGCCCGCCATTCCGTTGCCGATCATGACCAGTCTGGATTTTTTCATCTGAACTCTCCGTGGGCAAAAACAAAAAAGACGCCTGCACGAATCCCATGGCCAAGCCATGTTTCGCGTCAGACGTCTTTGTCCTGGGTGTCGAAGCTACGTTGCCCCTCAACCCCGTGGCCCACCTTGGCCACGCGTTCAATCATGCAAACCCTGTGCCAACATTCGGCACGCTTTCTTCACACCCTTCGCACCGCAACGGTGCGATCAGGTACCGCTTCGATGCTTGCCTCAGGACTTCTCCACATGCGCCTGGCGCGTGTAGAGAAAATCGATCACCGCCTTGCGGCAGCGCTGGTATTCGGCGTCGTCCGCCAGCTCCACGCGCTTGCGCGGGCGGGCGAGCGGCACCTGCAGCACCTCGCCGATGGTGGCCGCAGGGCCGTTGGTGAGCATCACGATCTTGTCGGACAGCAGCACGGCCTCGTCCACATCGTGCGTGACCATCACCACCGTGGACTGCGTGCGCGCGACGATCTCGAGCAGCTCGTCCTGCAGCTTGGCGCGGGTGAGCGCATCGAGCGCGCCGAACGGCTCATCCATCAGCAGCACCTGAGGCTCCATCGACAGCGCGCGCGCAATACCCACGCGCTGCTTCATGCCGCCCGAGATCTCGCCGGGCAGCTTCTCTCCCGCATGCGTGAGGCCCACCAACGCGAGCGCCGCGTGGGTGCGCTCGGCCAGTTGCGCCTTCGATTCCTTGCGGCCAAACACGCGCTCGACCGCGAGATGCACGTTGTCGAAACAAGTGAGCCAGGGCAGCAGTGAATGGTTCTGGAACACCACCGCGCGCTCGGGGCCTGGCCCCTTGATCTCCCGACCTGCGCAGACGAGCACACCCGCCGTCGGCGTGGTCAGCCCCGCAATCAGGTTGAGCAGGGTGGACTTGCCGCAACCCGAATGCCCGATGAGGCTCGCGAACTCGCCGCGCGCAATGCGCAGGTTCACGTCACGCAGCGCGGGGAACACTCCCTTGGCGGTCTTGAAGGTCTGCTCCACATTCTGCACATCGATGTAGCGCGCATGGGCCACCTCGGCGGCCGTGGTGCCAAAACTTTCGGCATTCAGAACTGCACTCATGATTTCACCTCTTCGAATGTGAATGCGGAGGCCAGCTTCACCAGCGCAAACTCCAGCAACAGGCCGACGATGCCGATCACGAAGATCGCGACGATGATGTTCTTGACGTTGAGGTTGTTCCACTCGTCCCACACCCAGAAGCCGATGCCTACGCCGCCCGTCAGCATCTCGGCGGCCACGATCACCAGCCACGCGGTGCCCACGGCCAGGCGCACGCCGGTCAGCATGTAAGGCAGCACGGCAGGGAACAGAATGGTGGTGGCGATCTTCCACTCGCTCAGATTGAGCACGCGCGCCACGTTCATGTAGTCCTGCGGAACGCGCTGCACGCCCACCGCCGTGTTGATGACCATCGGCCAGATCGAGCAGATGAAGATGGTCCAGATCGCAGCCGGATTCGCGCCCTTGAACACCAGCAGGCCGATCGGCAGCCACGCGAGTGGGGAGACCGGGCGCAGCAGGCTGATCAGCGGATTGAACATGCGCGAGAGAAAGTCGAAGCGCCCGATCACGAAGCCGAGCGGAATACCCACCAGCGC includes:
- the ntrB gene encoding nitrate ABC transporter permease, which gives rise to MVSAVFHDPTAAVADAEVTTAKSAARAKKETVPVLKTSSRVPLHQRLGALLNRALPPFLGLALLVVVWSIVARGDGIPGPIATWQQAVEVFSDPFYRNGPNDQGVGWNVLASLERVSIGFGLAALVGIPLGFVIGRFDFLSRMFNPLISLLRPVSPLAWLPIGLLVFKGANPAAIWTIFICSIWPMVINTAVGVQRVPQDYMNVARVLNLSEWKIATTILFPAVLPYMLTGVRLAVGTAWLVIVAAEMLTGGVGIGFWVWDEWNNLNVKNIIVAIFVIGIVGLLLEFALVKLASAFTFEEVKS
- a CDS encoding ABC transporter ATP-binding protein, which encodes MSAVLNAESFGTTAAEVAHARYIDVQNVEQTFKTAKGVFPALRDVNLRIARGEFASLIGHSGCGKSTLLNLIAGLTTPTAGVLVCAGREIKGPGPERAVVFQNHSLLPWLTCFDNVHLAVERVFGRKESKAQLAERTHAALALVGLTHAGEKLPGEISGGMKQRVGIARALSMEPQVLLMDEPFGALDALTRAKLQDELLEIVARTQSTVVMVTHDVDEAVLLSDKIVMLTNGPAATIGEVLQVPLARPRKRVELADDAEYQRCRKAVIDFLYTRQAHVEKS
- the nirB gene encoding nitrite reductase large subunit NirB, translating into MKKSRLVMIGNGMAGVRTLEELLTIAPDLYDVTVFGAEAHPNYNRILLSPVLAGEQTLKDIVLNDWSWYEDNGITLHAGYTVTNVDRTRRIVHAVNAKGEEISTGYDRLIMATGSNPFMLPIPGKDLQGVLAYRDISDTLAMIDAAATYKHAVVIGGGLLGLEAANGLMKRGMSVSVVHVGDWLMERQLDDVAGDMLQKSLAERGMQFLMKAQTQELLGDDAGRVRAVRFKDGAEVPAELVVMAVGIRPNTALAEQMHLHVNRGIVVSDTMQTVTDPRIYAVGECAAHRGVAYGLVAPLFEQGKVLANHLAEFGIGRYLGSLTSTKLKVTGIDLFSAGDFQGGDDTEEIVMSDPFGGIYKKLVVKDDKLVGACLYGDTVDGSWYFKLLREGRSIADIRDKLMFGESNLGDTGHQGQSKAAAMADSDEVCGCNGVTKGTICKAIKEKGLFTLDEVKKHTKASASCGSCTGLVEQILMFTAGGDYSATPKLKAMCACTEHGHQAVRDAIRDHHLLSTSETFAFLNWRSPNGCATCRPAVNYYLISTWPKEAKDDPQSRFINERSHANIQKDGTYSVIPRMWGGETTASELRRIADVVDKYQIPTVKVTGGQRIDLLGVKKEDLQGVWNDIGMPCGHAYAKALRTVKTCVGSEWCRMGTQDSTQLGKDLERAMWRMYAPHKVKFAVSGCPRNCAESGIKDVGIIGVDSGWEMYVAGNGGIKTEVAHFFAKLKTAEEVMEYTGAFMQLYRLEGWYLERTVHYVNRVGLDHVKRRILEDEAGRKALWAELQFALAGEPDPWFETEKASVDTRQFIPLVPVLSLNNETRAKEFS